The following coding sequences are from one Spartinivicinus poritis window:
- a CDS encoding TIGR00266 family protein yields the protein MNQWYFSIEGKQSGPIDDAMAKVMVRENPGSYCWKQGFSDWLPVYEVPELRRMKKDGVTPFPPPPANMMSPKPSALPQVAGQTATNVAKTPASQPAVQPQTTTQATQASAGFGSAQYTEGIDYKIYGTETQFLELELDPKESAVAEAGAMMYKTSGVEMETIFGDGSQQQSSGFMSQLMGAGRRLITGESLFTTVFTQTGSGKGKVAFGAPFPGTILPISLSDYHGKLICQKDSFLAGAKGVEIGLHFQKKILTGLFGGEGFILQKLEGDGLVFVHMGGTVHKMELGIGETLHVDTGCLAAMTESVDYDIKRAGGIKTMLFGGEGFFFATLTGPGTVWLQSLPFSRLAGRMLAAAPGGGGRSQGEGSLLGGLGDIFGDSSR from the coding sequence GTGAACCAATGGTACTTTTCAATTGAAGGGAAGCAGTCAGGCCCGATTGATGATGCAATGGCCAAGGTGATGGTGAGAGAAAACCCAGGTTCTTATTGTTGGAAACAAGGCTTTAGCGACTGGTTGCCAGTTTATGAAGTACCCGAGTTACGTCGTATGAAGAAGGATGGTGTAACACCTTTTCCACCTCCACCCGCAAATATGATGTCACCTAAACCCTCTGCATTACCTCAGGTTGCGGGACAGACTGCAACGAATGTAGCGAAGACACCGGCGAGTCAGCCAGCAGTACAGCCACAGACTACTACTCAAGCAACACAAGCATCGGCAGGTTTTGGTAGTGCTCAATACACAGAAGGTATCGACTATAAAATATATGGCACAGAAACCCAGTTTCTTGAGTTGGAGTTAGACCCAAAAGAAAGTGCGGTTGCTGAGGCTGGTGCCATGATGTACAAGACATCAGGTGTAGAAATGGAAACAATCTTTGGTGATGGCAGCCAACAACAAAGCTCAGGCTTTATGAGCCAGCTGATGGGGGCAGGGAGAAGGTTAATCACAGGAGAGAGTTTATTTACTACCGTTTTTACTCAAACTGGCTCTGGCAAAGGTAAAGTAGCATTTGGTGCTCCATTTCCTGGTACTATATTACCTATTTCTTTGTCAGATTATCATGGCAAGTTGATTTGCCAAAAAGATAGTTTTTTAGCAGGGGCTAAAGGTGTTGAAATTGGCTTACATTTTCAAAAGAAAATTTTAACCGGGTTATTTGGTGGCGAAGGTTTTATTCTGCAAAAGCTAGAAGGTGATGGGCTGGTATTTGTCCACATGGGGGGCACTGTCCATAAAATGGAATTAGGCATAGGCGAAACATTGCATGTAGATACTGGTTGTTTGGCTGCAATGACGGAAAGTGTAGATTACGACATTAAGCGCGCAGGTGGTATTAAAACGATGCTTTTTGGTGGTGAAGGTTTCTTTTTTGCTACATTGACAGGTCCTGGAACGGTATGGTTACAAAGCCTGCCATTCTCCAGATTAGCAGGCAGAATGTTAGCTGCTGCACCAGGTGGTGGTGGACGATCTCAGGGTGAGGGATCACTACTAGGTGGTTTAGGTGATATATTTGGCGACAGCAGTCGTTAA
- a CDS encoding S1 family peptidase: MKTNIIRQLLLLLLLCFGKPVLAEQVSPDGKATQLFNEFNKQVYQIRVIDIASGDKSSIGSGFQVSANGYVATNFHVVSSYIHEPEKYRLEYVSHNGITGALEVKGIDVIHDLAVLKAEKLAANHFNFRRESIAKGDRIFSMGNPQDLGMTIIEGNYNGLLKNSRFKKILFSGSLNPGMSGGPALDINGLIVGVNVSKATRGEQLSFLVPVQYLSTLVQQVQTTAASNSSNQIESFQKVIESTLHEDQDEFFQTILSQPFLTDSFGDLKLPTRLSPTLNCWGHSVDDEEIKYNSFHQHCKLDDQIYISNDFYTGDFAYDYEWLTTSKLNPLQFYDALEQRYSHTKLYNLSGKKHATGYQCKSDFVRVADSSWKVSSCFRAYKDYKGLYDALLLMALVERNDKAAILKIGAAGISKQNATLLFKKFMESIEWQH, from the coding sequence ATGAAAACAAATATTATCCGACAATTATTATTACTTTTGTTACTATGTTTTGGCAAGCCAGTGTTGGCTGAACAGGTAAGCCCTGATGGTAAGGCAACTCAGTTATTTAATGAGTTTAATAAACAAGTCTATCAAATTCGCGTAATTGATATCGCTTCAGGAGACAAGTCGAGTATAGGCTCTGGCTTTCAAGTGAGTGCAAATGGTTACGTGGCCACTAACTTTCATGTGGTTTCTTCTTACATTCATGAACCTGAAAAATACCGGCTAGAATATGTCAGTCATAATGGAATAACGGGAGCTTTAGAGGTTAAGGGGATCGATGTTATTCATGACTTGGCTGTACTTAAAGCAGAAAAGCTGGCAGCTAATCATTTTAATTTCAGGCGTGAGTCTATCGCTAAAGGAGACCGTATCTTTTCCATGGGTAATCCTCAAGACTTAGGGATGACTATTATAGAAGGTAATTATAATGGCTTACTCAAAAACTCTCGGTTCAAAAAAATATTATTTTCTGGCTCGTTAAACCCAGGTATGAGTGGTGGACCTGCTTTGGATATTAATGGGCTTATTGTTGGTGTTAATGTATCAAAGGCGACTCGGGGTGAACAACTTAGTTTTCTTGTACCTGTGCAGTACTTGAGCACACTGGTGCAACAAGTACAAACAACAGCAGCTAGTAATAGTTCGAACCAAATAGAAAGTTTTCAAAAAGTCATTGAAAGTACATTACATGAAGACCAAGATGAGTTTTTTCAAACAATTCTAAGTCAACCATTTTTAACTGATAGCTTTGGTGATTTAAAGCTACCGACTAGGCTAAGCCCTACATTGAACTGTTGGGGGCACTCTGTTGATGATGAAGAGATAAAATACAATAGCTTTCATCAGCATTGTAAGCTAGATGACCAAATATATATAAGCAATGACTTTTATACAGGTGATTTTGCTTATGACTATGAGTGGTTGACCACCAGTAAGTTAAACCCACTACAGTTTTACGATGCTTTAGAGCAGCGTTATAGCCATACCAAACTATACAACTTATCAGGTAAAAAGCATGCTACTGGCTATCAATGTAAGTCAGATTTCGTCAGGGTTGCAGACAGTTCATGGAAAGTGTCTAGCTGTTTTCGGGCCTATAAAGACTATAAAGGGTTGTATGATGCGCTCTTGCTTATGGCCTTAGTTGAGCGTAATGATAAGGCAGCCATTTTAAAGATAGGAGCGGCGGGTATTAGTAAACAAAATGCAACGTTACTCTTTAAAAAATTTATGGAGTCAATAGAGTGGCAGCATTGA
- a CDS encoding FHA domain-containing protein, producing the protein MAALIIQTGIRHGRVAEVVKSSSDSLTIGRGFDNDLVLVDPYIAANQLCFKQREGEWFVDIIDETNPVLINGQNIVDNTQVQSGDRLRVGRTSLTIYLDNHQIEPTRKLLLSGWLHHDNLGIILPTLVLLGVCLLDAGIGFLQVSDRYEWKEYTFYSLIGALIIVIWAAIWSIAGRLLRHEHHFSSQLLITSVAAGVYTLLEPISSYIEYATNSIFTGEATAIFFVLVVLTGLLKFNLMFATNIVRSSTAALVASISTTIFLHTINYLEQTDQSNRPEYSNVLKAPFAHISGDSSIDEYFQELEGEFERLEIE; encoded by the coding sequence GTGGCAGCATTGATTATTCAAACAGGTATACGACATGGTCGTGTTGCAGAAGTAGTAAAAAGCAGTAGTGATTCGCTAACTATCGGCCGAGGATTTGATAATGACCTGGTGTTAGTGGATCCTTATATTGCTGCTAATCAACTTTGTTTTAAACAGAGAGAAGGGGAATGGTTTGTTGATATTATAGATGAAACTAACCCTGTATTAATCAATGGACAAAATATAGTTGATAATACCCAAGTTCAGTCGGGTGATAGATTAAGAGTTGGACGAACCAGTTTAACGATATATCTTGATAACCATCAAATTGAGCCGACACGTAAATTATTACTGTCTGGTTGGTTGCATCATGATAACTTGGGAATAATACTACCTACACTGGTTTTGCTTGGGGTCTGTCTTTTAGATGCAGGCATTGGTTTTTTACAAGTATCGGACCGCTATGAGTGGAAAGAATATACATTTTATTCACTGATTGGTGCCCTAATTATTGTTATTTGGGCAGCTATTTGGTCAATTGCAGGCCGGTTACTCAGGCATGAGCACCATTTTTCTAGCCAATTATTAATTACTAGTGTGGCTGCAGGTGTGTATACACTATTAGAACCAATAAGCAGCTATATAGAATACGCAACTAATAGTATCTTTACTGGAGAGGCTACAGCTATATTTTTTGTGTTAGTGGTACTCACTGGTTTATTAAAATTTAACTTGATGTTTGCTACTAATATAGTAAGAAGTAGCACCGCTGCATTGGTAGCGAGTATAAGCACCACAATTTTTCTACACACAATTAACTATCTAGAGCAAACTGATCAAAGTAACAGACCTGAGTATTCAAATGTACTAAAAGCACCATTTGCACACATAAGTGGTGATAGCTCGATAGATGAATATTTTCAAGAGTTAGAAGGGGAGTTTGAACGGCTAGAGATAGAATAG
- a CDS encoding GNAT family N-acetyltransferase — translation MTMIRPFIPTDMDTVLNIWLEASIKAHDFVSPDFWHSKLNLMQEVYIPSSETYVYEDAEGIKGFFSLYNNTLAAIFVDPSDQGSGIGQQLLAKAKSLRNKLDLTVYRDNKKSIKFYQQNGFTAIKEQPDEHTGKTEILMAYYSTNQDT, via the coding sequence ATGACAATGATACGTCCCTTTATTCCAACAGATATGGATACTGTATTAAATATTTGGCTGGAAGCTTCTATTAAAGCTCATGACTTTGTAAGTCCTGACTTTTGGCATTCTAAATTAAACTTAATGCAAGAGGTCTATATACCATCATCAGAAACATATGTGTATGAAGATGCTGAAGGTATTAAAGGCTTTTTTTCACTTTATAATAACACATTAGCTGCTATATTTGTGGACCCTTCTGATCAAGGCAGTGGAATTGGACAGCAATTATTAGCCAAAGCAAAATCATTACGCAATAAATTAGATTTGACCGTATATCGAGATAATAAAAAAAGCATTAAGTTCTATCAACAAAATGGCTTTACTGCTATTAAGGAACAGCCCGATGAGCATACAGGAAAGACTGAGATTCTAATGGCTTATTATTCAACTAACCAAGATACATAA
- a CDS encoding substrate-binding periplasmic protein → MFIAVMKIKALVLALLVTAATFNAQARIPVIVLADDSYPPYSYEENGEAAGIYTDILLQAFQQMTGYDIEIHPIPWKRGLKQLELGEGFALYPPYLRKETRPYIDPYSTPILAEKLVVVCREEFLIDDNRANWPEDYKGLTIGRNSGFESFTDHFWSFAQQNKIKIEEARGNQLNLLKLLKKRIPCYVNDKTSIFWGLEKLKKSGEYKPAIHGKVVQGAVLNSEWGYIGYTNRGLDRYPFKKDFIEKLDSIIVQMRNSGTIENIINHYIYTQ, encoded by the coding sequence ATGTTTATCGCTGTAATGAAGATAAAAGCACTAGTACTAGCTCTATTAGTTACTGCAGCTACATTTAATGCGCAAGCCCGCATTCCAGTCATTGTGCTGGCAGACGACTCATACCCACCTTACTCTTATGAAGAAAATGGAGAGGCTGCAGGCATATATACTGATATCTTATTACAAGCCTTTCAGCAAATGACTGGTTATGATATAGAAATTCATCCTATCCCCTGGAAGCGTGGCTTAAAACAATTGGAACTAGGCGAAGGTTTTGCCTTGTATCCTCCTTACCTGAGAAAAGAGACCCGTCCTTATATTGATCCTTATTCAACACCTATCTTAGCTGAAAAGCTTGTTGTGGTATGTCGTGAGGAGTTTCTCATTGATGATAACAGGGCTAATTGGCCTGAGGATTATAAAGGTTTAACTATTGGTAGAAACAGTGGTTTTGAGAGCTTCACTGATCACTTCTGGAGTTTTGCTCAACAGAATAAAATAAAAATAGAAGAAGCTAGAGGTAATCAATTAAATTTACTGAAATTATTAAAAAAACGAATACCATGTTATGTGAATGATAAGACATCAATTTTTTGGGGGCTCGAAAAACTAAAAAAATCTGGCGAATATAAACCTGCCATTCACGGAAAAGTAGTTCAAGGAGCTGTTTTAAATAGCGAATGGGGTTATATTGGTTATACAAATAGAGGTCTTGATCGTTACCCTTTCAAAAAAGATTTTATAGAAAAATTAGATTCTATTATAGTACAAATGAGAAATAGCGGGACAATCGAAAACATCATAAATCACTATATCTACACCCAATAG
- a CDS encoding GFA family protein, producing the protein MYKASCHCGNVNITVSNLPSAVTSCNCSICNRLGSLWAYYKPEEVNICINSEPTKTYLWGDKFIELHHCGICGCTTHYTSTEKCEEQRIAVNGRMLNLDTIQSIPIRKFDGADSWRFID; encoded by the coding sequence ATGTATAAAGCTTCTTGCCACTGCGGCAACGTGAATATAACAGTTAGCAATCTCCCCTCTGCTGTAACCAGCTGTAATTGTTCAATTTGCAATCGGCTTGGTTCTTTGTGGGCTTATTATAAGCCTGAAGAAGTCAATATCTGTATAAATAGCGAGCCAACAAAAACTTACTTATGGGGAGATAAGTTCATTGAGCTACATCATTGTGGCATCTGTGGCTGTACAACACATTATACCTCAACTGAAAAATGTGAGGAGCAAAGGATTGCAGTTAATGGAAGAATGCTCAATCTTGACACCATTCAATCGATTCCAATTAGAAAATTTGATGGTGCCGACTCTTGGCGATTTATTGATTAG
- a CDS encoding Vat family streptogramin A O-acetyltransferase — protein MKGPNPNNKEPMKGFPQVGYLKNFITSDNIIVGDYTYYDDPEGPERFEQNVLYHFPFIGDKLIIGKFCAIAKDVTFIMNGANHKTSGFSTYPFQIFGNGWEKAMPKEGELPYKGDTIIENDVWVGYNSTIMPGVKAGNGSIIASKSVVTNDVPAYSIVGGNPAKVIKFRFDDSTINELLKIAWWDWDAEKITANLEAIVDCNLPRLLAVDSSR, from the coding sequence TTGAAAGGGCCAAACCCTAATAATAAGGAGCCAATGAAAGGTTTTCCTCAAGTTGGCTATTTAAAAAATTTTATCACTTCAGATAATATTATTGTTGGTGATTACACTTATTACGATGACCCAGAAGGACCAGAAAGGTTCGAACAAAACGTACTTTATCATTTTCCATTTATTGGGGATAAGTTAATTATTGGAAAATTTTGTGCTATTGCCAAAGACGTAACCTTTATAATGAATGGTGCCAATCATAAAACTTCTGGCTTTTCTACCTATCCATTTCAAATATTTGGTAATGGTTGGGAAAAAGCTATGCCAAAGGAAGGAGAATTACCCTACAAAGGAGATACCATTATAGAAAATGATGTTTGGGTTGGTTATAACTCAACCATTATGCCTGGAGTTAAAGCGGGTAACGGTTCAATTATTGCTAGTAAATCCGTCGTGACCAACGATGTTCCAGCATACAGCATCGTGGGAGGTAATCCTGCTAAAGTCATAAAGTTCAGATTTGATGATAGTACTATAAATGAACTATTAAAAATTGCTTGGTGGGATTGGGATGCAGAAAAAATTACAGCAAATTTAGAAGCTATTGTAGATTGTAATTTACCTCGTTTATTAGCTGTAGATAGCTCAAGGTAA